The Chryseobacterium nakagawai genome has a segment encoding these proteins:
- the ychF gene encoding redox-regulated ATPase YchF, producing MKCGIVGLPNVGKSTLFNCLSNAKAQSANYPFCTIEPNLGTVSVPDQRLFELEKIVKPERVLPAVVEIVDIAGLVKGASKGEGLGNQFLANIRECEAIIHVLRCFDNGNIIHVEGSVDPLRDKEIIDIELQLKDLETVGKAVEKAKKFIKSGKKEDILTYETLQNLQKFLEDGKNAREFAMDDFTKSIIAEVQLLTNKPVLYVCNVDENSIKNGNEWIGKIETMAKNEGAEVVVLAAQIEADINELETFEEREIFLDELGLTEPGVNRLIRKAYDLLKLQTYFTAGVKEVRAWTIGQGWTAPQAAGVIHTDFEKGFIRAEVIKYNDYMTYGSEVKVKEAGKLSVEGKEYIVQDGDIMHFRFNV from the coding sequence ATGAAATGTGGAATCGTAGGCCTTCCGAATGTAGGTAAATCAACACTTTTTAACTGTCTGAGCAACGCAAAAGCTCAATCAGCAAACTATCCTTTCTGTACTATTGAACCGAATCTGGGAACCGTTTCAGTGCCGGATCAGAGATTATTTGAACTGGAGAAAATCGTAAAACCCGAAAGAGTTTTACCAGCTGTAGTTGAAATCGTTGATATTGCAGGTCTTGTAAAAGGTGCCAGTAAAGGAGAAGGACTAGGGAATCAATTTCTTGCTAATATTCGAGAGTGTGAGGCGATCATCCACGTTTTAAGATGTTTTGATAATGGAAATATCATTCACGTAGAAGGTTCAGTAGATCCATTAAGAGATAAAGAAATTATTGATATAGAATTACAACTGAAAGACCTTGAAACAGTAGGAAAAGCAGTTGAAAAAGCTAAAAAATTCATCAAATCCGGTAAGAAAGAAGATATCCTTACTTACGAAACCCTTCAGAATTTACAGAAATTTCTTGAAGATGGGAAAAATGCAAGAGAATTTGCAATGGATGATTTTACAAAGTCAATTATTGCTGAAGTTCAGCTTTTAACCAATAAACCAGTACTTTACGTTTGTAATGTAGATGAAAATTCTATCAAAAACGGAAACGAATGGATTGGCAAGATTGAAACGATGGCTAAAAATGAAGGGGCAGAAGTAGTTGTATTAGCTGCTCAGATTGAAGCTGATATCAACGAACTGGAAACTTTCGAAGAAAGAGAGATTTTCCTTGATGAGCTAGGTCTTACAGAACCGGGAGTAAACCGTTTGATTAGAAAAGCTTATGACCTTTTAAAGCTTCAGACCTATTTCACTGCCGGAGTAAAAGAAGTAAGAGCATGGACTATCGGACAAGGATGGACAGCTCCTCAGGCTGCTGGAGTAATCCACACAGACTTTGAAAAAGGATTCATTCGTGCAGAAGTTATTAAGTATAATGACTATATGACGTATGGTTCAGAAGTAAAAGTAAAAGAAGCCGGAAAACTTTCAGTAGAAGGTAAAGAATATATCGTTCAGGATGGAGACATCATGCACTTTAGATTCAACGTATAA
- a CDS encoding glycoside hydrolase family 10 protein → MKMSKLKLIVLMGVLASYSTSCSTQNNVTKTPPVKNTTKPNTNNTTNQPKPPVAVKPTPGTSTEETFRTNLPEINREFRGAWIASVANINWPSKNNLTVEQQKAEAISMLDMLKDNNFNAAIFQIRPSADALYTSNIEPWSYFLTGETGAAPYPNYDPLLFWIEEAHKRGLELHVWLNPYRAHHTNGGTVNKMSMANRMSDIVVRLKNGMYWFDPANPKTQDHVSNVVKDIVKRYDIDAIHFDDYFYPYATYNKGADFPDYASWNVYQSNGGTLSRADWRRDNVNKFVERIYKEIHAEKNNVRFGISPFGIWKPGYPAGIVGSSQFDELYADAKLWLNKGWVDYFSPQLYWPIDSKGQGFEALLNWWQSENTMKRHLWPGLNTVEIKTYDRPTEIKNQIDISRKILKNDAGEIHWSIAGLTKNPGMLPTLKNGPYSEKALIPKSPWIKTVPLQTPTLFISDNGSFAQTRWSTKNASEVFQWVLFSQYDGVWQTEILPLDTLFKDVPKFKNGKKLNGVAIKAIDRLGNESDYMAKKVK, encoded by the coding sequence ATGAAAATGAGTAAACTAAAACTTATCGTTTTAATGGGAGTTCTAGCGTCTTATAGCACCTCATGTTCTACTCAGAACAATGTAACAAAGACCCCTCCTGTTAAAAATACAACAAAACCTAATACCAATAATACTACCAATCAGCCAAAACCTCCTGTAGCAGTAAAACCTACACCGGGAACTTCAACAGAAGAAACATTCAGAACCAATCTTCCTGAAATTAACAGAGAATTCCGTGGTGCTTGGATTGCCAGTGTTGCCAATATCAACTGGCCATCTAAAAACAATCTTACGGTGGAGCAGCAGAAAGCAGAAGCTATCAGTATGCTGGATATGCTGAAAGATAATAACTTTAATGCTGCTATTTTTCAGATCAGACCTTCTGCAGATGCTTTATATACAAGTAATATAGAACCCTGGTCTTACTTTTTAACCGGAGAAACAGGAGCAGCACCTTATCCAAACTATGATCCGTTATTATTCTGGATCGAAGAAGCCCACAAAAGAGGATTAGAATTACACGTTTGGTTAAATCCTTACCGCGCTCATCACACCAATGGTGGTACGGTAAATAAAATGTCCATGGCTAACAGAATGTCTGACATTGTCGTAAGATTAAAAAATGGAATGTACTGGTTTGACCCAGCGAACCCAAAAACACAGGACCATGTATCCAATGTAGTAAAGGATATCGTAAAAAGATATGACATTGATGCCATTCATTTTGACGATTATTTTTATCCGTATGCTACTTACAACAAAGGAGCTGATTTTCCAGACTATGCTTCATGGAATGTTTATCAAAGCAATGGCGGAACTTTATCAAGAGCAGACTGGAGAAGAGATAATGTAAATAAATTTGTAGAACGTATCTACAAAGAAATTCATGCAGAAAAAAATAATGTAAGATTTGGAATCAGCCCATTTGGAATCTGGAAACCAGGATATCCGGCAGGAATTGTAGGATCTTCACAGTTTGATGAGCTGTATGCGGATGCCAAATTATGGCTAAATAAAGGTTGGGTAGACTATTTTTCTCCACAATTGTATTGGCCGATTGATTCAAAAGGGCAGGGCTTTGAAGCATTGCTAAATTGGTGGCAGTCCGAAAATACAATGAAACGTCACTTATGGCCTGGTTTAAATACCGTTGAGATTAAAACGTATGACCGTCCAACAGAAATCAAGAACCAAATTGATATTTCCAGAAAGATCCTCAAAAATGATGCAGGTGAAATTCATTGGAGTATTGCAGGATTAACTAAAAATCCGGGAATGCTGCCGACCCTGAAAAACGGACCTTACAGTGAAAAAGCATTAATTCCGAAATCTCCATGGATCAAAACCGTTCCTTTGCAGACTCCCACCTTATTTATTAGTGATAACGGAAGTTTTGCACAGACAAGATGGAGTACAAAAAATGCTTCAGAAGTTTTCCAATGGGTACTTTTCAGCCAGTATGACGGAGTATGGCAAACCGAAATTTTACCATTGGATACCCTTTTTAAAGATGTTCCTAAGTTCAAAAATGGTAAAAAGTTGAATGGAGTGGCGATCAAAGCTATTGACAGATTAGGAAACGAAAGTGATTACATGGCAAAAAAAGTCAAATAA
- a CDS encoding helix-turn-helix domain-containing protein, with protein METIAHSSLEDFYREMTAKLGKSLEDIFPKGLHKDIGHFNVFDIAQTLEKVRSTSEMPYNRRKYYKISLIRGKNRAEYADKIIAIEKNALLFATPKVPYHWIPEDGQQSGSFCVFTEDFFMKEASYNSLESLPIFQPGAVPIFEIEDELADEIEILFKKIKKEIDSDYLFKYDLIRNYVWELIHYGQKLQPATKISVSKDASMRVVSLFIELLERQFPIESREQRLQLRAANDYAERLSVHVNYLNKRLKESTGKTTTEFIGDRIIQEAKILLRQTQWNVSEISYTLGFEEIAHFSNFFKRKTSYTPLEFRS; from the coding sequence ATGGAGACAATAGCTCACTCTTCGTTAGAAGATTTTTATAGAGAAATGACTGCCAAACTGGGGAAAAGCCTTGAGGATATTTTTCCTAAAGGCCTCCATAAAGATATTGGACATTTTAATGTATTCGATATCGCTCAAACCCTTGAAAAAGTAAGAAGTACTTCCGAAATGCCTTATAACAGACGGAAATATTACAAAATCAGTTTGATTAGAGGAAAAAACAGAGCTGAGTATGCCGATAAGATCATTGCAATAGAAAAAAATGCGCTGCTGTTTGCTACTCCTAAAGTTCCTTATCATTGGATTCCTGAAGATGGGCAGCAATCTGGAAGTTTTTGTGTATTTACTGAAGATTTTTTCATGAAAGAAGCTTCTTATAATTCCTTGGAAAGTCTGCCAATTTTTCAACCGGGAGCGGTGCCTATATTTGAAATTGAGGATGAATTGGCTGATGAAATAGAAATTCTTTTTAAAAAAATAAAAAAGGAAATTGATTCAGATTATCTATTTAAATATGATCTGATTAGGAATTACGTTTGGGAGCTTATTCATTATGGTCAAAAGCTACAGCCTGCTACAAAAATTTCAGTTTCAAAAGATGCTTCTATGAGAGTTGTATCTTTATTTATAGAATTATTAGAAAGACAGTTTCCTATTGAATCAAGAGAACAGCGGTTACAGTTGAGAGCAGCCAACGACTATGCTGAAAGATTGTCTGTACACGTTAATTATCTCAATAAAAGACTAAAAGAAAGCACCGGAAAAACGACTACAGAATTTATCGGTGACCGTATCATTCAGGAGGCAAAAATCCTATTAAGACAAACCCAATGGAATGTATCTGAAATTTCTTACACGCTTGGTTTTGAAGAAATAGCTCATTTTTCAAACTTTTTTAAAAGAAAAACGTCATATACTCCTTTAGAATTTCGTTCATGA
- a CDS encoding type 1 glutamine amidotransferase domain-containing protein: MSKKIAILATNGFEESELQSPKEYLEQQGWTAHVVSPEGETIRSWAEKDWGKDYHVDKTLNEVTASEYDALVLPGGVINPDQLRTNGQALSFVRDFFIQNKPVAAICHGPQILINAKVVKGRKMTSVKSISKDLINAGAHWEDSEVVVDNGLVTSRTPKDLPAFNAKMVEEFKEGKHVSQGL, translated from the coding sequence ATGTCAAAAAAAATTGCAATTCTAGCTACTAACGGCTTTGAAGAAAGCGAACTTCAATCACCTAAAGAGTATTTGGAACAACAGGGATGGACTGCTCATGTGGTAAGCCCTGAAGGAGAAACAATCAGATCATGGGCAGAAAAAGATTGGGGGAAAGATTACCATGTTGACAAAACATTGAATGAGGTAACCGCTTCTGAATATGATGCTTTAGTTTTACCCGGCGGGGTTATCAATCCCGATCAATTAAGAACAAATGGGCAGGCATTGTCATTTGTAAGAGATTTTTTTATACAAAATAAACCTGTTGCAGCCATTTGCCACGGACCACAAATTTTAATCAATGCAAAGGTTGTTAAGGGAAGAAAGATGACTTCCGTAAAATCAATCAGTAAAGATTTGATAAATGCCGGAGCCCATTGGGAAGATAGTGAGGTGGTGGTTGATAATGGTCTGGTGACCAGCAGGACACCAAAAGATCTTCCTGCTTTTAATGCTAAAATGGTAGAAGAATTTAAAGAAGGAAAGCATGTAAGTCAAGGTTTATAG
- a CDS encoding right-handed parallel beta-helix repeat-containing protein, whose amino-acid sequence MTNNLNLLTIDSFFSSSDPASDLNIVSLIDPFSGEIANFKKQDLPVPDGKYLYRIKKNGNGPVSYYKRIITDDISITIADVRGDGMTDDSVEIQKLIDEMEAGQVLKLDNRRYMLYQPLQINKAIKITGSSTKSTIGLPPFLITNNNHGIIINAYKTVINGKEITTNASGTVLEGFGIYNATLYTTTPNNVTGIKIIGTPEVHAYDIILKNLAINGYQTGLEANYLWSSQIQTVKIGNCQIGMHIKNNSVNNEISNNTSISIDVKVINEETNEEELIDIPGSKGIFFEGSTSQEGWRIIDTFIFNVYQGIYAEKTSHVNVLNSMIDFCRHIGIVIGAESHNWNINSNYIALSHPGYGIYLANSIKNSSFTRGNKIIDNDILIYDNAIPDDTSIGVNIMGKESLYDDVRGNSIKNFKVYDIRADSGLKTTITHNKCLSGISPNIIGNFITNDNLGTVYYQNLNDSLHLGKVKITYADTFPSVSSPDWKRGDIILNTGPSVNMPIGWVNTTDGTNTWKPFGIINN is encoded by the coding sequence ATGACAAACAATTTAAATCTTTTAACCATTGATTCTTTTTTTTCATCTTCAGATCCTGCTTCGGATCTTAACATTGTAAGTTTGATTGATCCTTTCAGTGGTGAAATTGCCAATTTTAAAAAACAAGATCTTCCTGTTCCTGATGGAAAATACCTATACCGCATTAAAAAAAACGGCAATGGTCCGGTTTCATACTATAAAAGAATTATTACTGATGATATTTCTATTACAATTGCAGATGTTCGTGGAGATGGCATGACCGATGATTCCGTTGAAATCCAAAAGCTGATTGATGAAATGGAAGCCGGACAGGTTCTGAAGCTTGATAACAGGAGATATATGCTTTATCAGCCTTTACAGATCAATAAAGCCATTAAAATTACAGGTTCCTCTACTAAAAGTACAATAGGTCTTCCCCCTTTTCTTATAACCAACAATAATCATGGTATTATCATTAACGCATACAAGACTGTTATTAATGGGAAAGAGATCACAACCAATGCTTCGGGTACTGTTTTGGAAGGATTCGGAATTTATAATGCGACTCTTTACACAACCACTCCTAATAATGTTACCGGTATTAAAATAATCGGAACACCGGAGGTTCATGCTTATGATATTATTTTAAAAAATCTTGCCATCAATGGTTATCAAACAGGACTGGAAGCAAATTATCTTTGGTCTTCCCAAATTCAGACTGTAAAAATTGGTAATTGTCAGATAGGAATGCATATCAAAAACAATTCCGTGAACAATGAAATTTCCAACAATACCAGCATTTCGATAGATGTCAAAGTAATAAACGAGGAGACAAATGAGGAAGAACTTATAGATATACCTGGCAGTAAAGGTATCTTTTTTGAAGGAAGCACTTCACAAGAAGGCTGGAGAATTATTGATACTTTTATCTTTAATGTTTATCAGGGAATTTACGCTGAAAAAACTTCTCACGTTAATGTACTCAACAGTATGATTGATTTCTGCAGACATATTGGAATTGTGATTGGAGCGGAGAGCCATAACTGGAATATTAACAGTAATTACATTGCACTTTCCCACCCCGGATACGGAATCTATTTAGCCAATAGCATCAAGAATTCGTCATTTACAAGAGGAAATAAAATTATTGACAATGATATATTAATTTACGACAATGCAATACCGGATGACACCTCCATTGGCGTTAATATTATGGGAAAGGAATCTCTTTATGATGATGTAAGGGGAAATTCAATTAAAAATTTCAAAGTATATGATATCAGAGCAGATTCCGGATTAAAGACAACCATTACCCACAATAAATGCTTATCTGGCATTAGTCCCAATATTATAGGTAATTTTATTACCAATGACAACCTGGGAACGGTTTACTATCAAAACTTGAATGATTCTCTTCATTTGGGAAAAGTAAAAATAACTTATGCAGATACTTTTCCTTCGGTTTCTTCTCCTGACTGGAAGCGAGGTGATATTATTCTGAATACCGGTCCTTCTGTTAATATGCCAATCGGGTGGGTCAACACAACTGATGGAACGAATACATGGAAGCCATTTGGTATTATTAACAATTAA
- a CDS encoding bacteriocin-like protein, producing the protein MKNVRKITRSEMKTLTGGIAKGMVRCKDPDTCILRWGWPTGSSSNCDEMAIICGDAPAVDPCDSSLCP; encoded by the coding sequence ATGAAAAATGTAAGAAAAATTACCAGAAGTGAAATGAAAACACTGACAGGAGGAATTGCAAAAGGAATGGTAAGATGTAAGGATCCCGATACTTGTATATTGAGATGGGGATGGCCTACAGGATCTTCAAGTAATTGTGATGAAATGGCCATTATTTGTGGAGATGCACCAGCAGTTGATCCATGTGATTCGTCTTTATGTCCATAA
- a CDS encoding bacteriocin — MKSKTVSKAKKLNKKELQTIHGGLLMCLDPSLRCRQYHPKCAEDQCKPDQPQEPWN, encoded by the coding sequence ATGAAAAGCAAAACCGTATCAAAAGCAAAGAAACTGAATAAAAAAGAGCTGCAAACCATCCATGGAGGACTCTTGATGTGTCTGGATCCTTCATTACGATGCAGACAGTATCATCCTAAATGCGCGGAAGATCAATGTAAACCAGATCAACCCCAGGAGCCTTGGAATTAA
- a CDS encoding bacteriocin, whose protein sequence is MNNGKKLNKKELKSIKGGLQMCLDPETGRCIATGIRCAERECRYAPEPPFPF, encoded by the coding sequence ATGAATAACGGAAAAAAACTGAACAAAAAGGAATTAAAATCCATCAAAGGTGGATTACAGATGTGTCTTGATCCAGAAACGGGACGTTGCATCGCTACCGGAATACGATGCGCAGAAAGAGAGTGCAGATATGCACCTGAACCTCCTTTTCCTTTTTAA
- a CDS encoding DUF1294 domain-containing protein, translating to MIPFLLITNLITFGVFGFDKLQAKRHQWRISENVLLGLSLIGIIGAAAGMIIFNHKVSKKSFLVKFFIVLLIDVVLLYRLIRH from the coding sequence ATGATTCCTTTTCTGTTAATTACTAACCTTATTACCTTCGGCGTTTTCGGATTTGATAAACTGCAGGCCAAAAGACATCAGTGGCGGATTTCTGAGAATGTTCTTTTAGGTCTTTCATTGATAGGGATTATAGGTGCTGCTGCAGGAATGATTATTTTCAACCATAAAGTTTCTAAAAAATCTTTTCTTGTAAAGTTTTTTATAGTGCTTTTAATTGATGTTGTATTATTGTACAGGCTAATAAGACATTGA
- a CDS encoding SDR family NAD(P)-dependent oxidoreductase: MEAKTKIALVTGGSRGLGKNSALKIAQKGLDVIITYRSNKEEAEAVVNEIKALGRKGAAFQLDTKDRKSFEAFVKEVTDHLKEATGNSHIDYLVNNAGTALYAPITEVTEEQMDDMLDIHFKGVFFLTQKLLPFINDGGGIINISSGLARFATPGSSVYGSIKAGVEMLTKYMAKELGSRKIKANVIAPGAIETDFGGGRVRDNKEINDMVAGSTALGRVGLPDDIGGVVAFLCTDDAGWINGQRIEASGGMFL, encoded by the coding sequence ATGGAAGCAAAAACAAAAATAGCATTGGTAACCGGGGGAAGTCGTGGCTTAGGTAAAAATTCAGCCCTTAAAATTGCCCAAAAAGGACTGGATGTTATCATTACGTATAGAAGCAATAAAGAAGAAGCAGAAGCTGTAGTTAATGAAATAAAAGCTTTGGGTAGAAAGGGAGCCGCATTTCAGCTGGATACAAAAGACCGTAAAAGCTTTGAGGCATTTGTGAAAGAAGTGACTGACCACTTAAAAGAGGCTACGGGAAATTCCCATATTGATTATCTTGTCAATAATGCAGGAACAGCTTTATATGCTCCGATTACAGAGGTTACGGAAGAGCAGATGGATGATATGCTGGATATTCATTTCAAAGGAGTATTTTTCTTAACTCAAAAATTATTGCCATTCATCAATGATGGTGGTGGGATTATTAATATCTCTTCAGGACTGGCAAGATTTGCAACACCCGGCTCATCAGTCTATGGCTCTATAAAAGCAGGAGTGGAAATGCTGACTAAATATATGGCCAAAGAATTGGGATCCAGAAAAATAAAGGCTAATGTAATCGCTCCGGGAGCTATTGAAACTGATTTCGGAGGCGGAAGAGTAAGAGACAATAAAGAAATCAATGATATGGTAGCGGGTTCTACTGCTTTAGGCAGAGTAGGACTTCCTGATGATATTGGTGGAGTAGTGGCTTTTCTTTGTACCGATGATGCTGGCTGGATCAATGGACAAAGAATTGAAGCTTCAGGAGGAATGTTTCTTTAA
- a CDS encoding ferritin, whose protein sequence is MNTNRLSAKVEKALSDQMNKEIHASHIFLSYGIWADDKGYQGIANFLYRHSQEERNHSIKFMEYILNRGGKPKVNAIPAPPADPETLTACFEGVFKHEVDNTTAIYKIVDLSMAEKDWATWNFMQWFVQEQIEEETLAQNLIDKLKIAGGDRATDESLFTLDKALQEAPNDVPLAQEATGNNP, encoded by the coding sequence ATGAATACTAACAGACTTTCCGCAAAAGTGGAAAAAGCACTTAGTGACCAGATGAACAAAGAAATTCATGCATCACACATTTTTCTATCGTATGGAATTTGGGCCGATGATAAAGGCTATCAAGGGATTGCTAATTTTCTTTACCGTCATTCTCAGGAAGAAAGAAACCATTCTATCAAGTTCATGGAGTACATTTTAAATAGAGGTGGAAAGCCCAAAGTAAATGCTATTCCGGCCCCTCCAGCCGATCCGGAGACACTCACAGCCTGTTTTGAAGGCGTTTTTAAACATGAAGTAGACAATACTACTGCCATCTACAAAATTGTAGATCTTTCTATGGCAGAAAAAGACTGGGCAACCTGGAATTTTATGCAGTGGTTTGTACAGGAACAGATTGAAGAAGAAACATTAGCTCAAAACCTTATCGATAAATTAAAAATTGCAGGGGGCGACAGAGCTACAGATGAATCTTTATTTACTTTGGATAAAGCTTTACAGGAAGCACCGAATGATGTACCATTGGCTCAAGAAGCCACAGGAAATAACCCATAA
- a CDS encoding bacteriocin, with translation MKKQTSLQAKKLTKKELKTIAGGLLDCMPAQEICLPHMEPCHSNVDENGCAMISPYCGQKICRP, from the coding sequence ATGAAAAAACAAACTTCTCTACAAGCAAAAAAGCTTACTAAAAAGGAATTAAAAACCATTGCAGGAGGTCTACTGGACTGTATGCCTGCTCAGGAAATCTGCCTTCCTCATATGGAGCCGTGCCATTCCAATGTTGACGAGAATGGCTGTGCCATGATTTCTCCTTATTGTGGACAAAAAATATGCAGACCTTAA
- the typA gene encoding translational GTPase TypA, with amino-acid sequence MQNIRNIAIIAHVDHGKTTLVDKIIHATNIFRENQESGELIMDNNDLERERGITILSKNISVTYKDTKINVIDTPGHADFGGEVERVLKMADGVILLVDAFEGPMPQTRFVLQKALELGLRPLVVINKVDKPNCRPDEVHDQVFDLFFNLEATEEQLDFPTFYGSSKQGWFNTSLEQTEDILPLLDGILQYVPEPKVTEGNLQMQITSLDFSSFLGRIAIGKVTRGELKESQWIGLAQADGKVVKGKVKELYVFEGLGKKKVTEVKAGDICAVVGFDSFQIGDSFVDLENPEPLERTAIDEPTLNMTFSINNSPFFGKDGKYVTSNHLKERLTKELEKNLALRVQQTDDANTFLVFGRGILHLSVLIETMRREGYEMTIGQPQVILREIDGEKCEPYESLVVDVPEEYASRVIDLATQRKGDLHIMETKGEMQHMEFEIPSRGLIGLRSQMLTATAGEAIMAHRFTEYKPFKGAIPGRNNGVLISKTQGPATEYSIAKLQDRGKFFVDPGEEIYAGMIIGEQNKPGDLVVNIVEAKQLNNMRASGKDKDTGVAPKILFSLEECMEYIQGDEAIEVTPNFIRMRKKLLSEEERKRVERSAKS; translated from the coding sequence ATGCAAAACATTAGAAATATTGCGATTATCGCACACGTTGACCACGGGAAGACGACTTTGGTTGACAAAATCATCCACGCTACTAACATTTTCAGAGAAAATCAGGAGAGTGGAGAATTAATTATGGATAACAATGATCTTGAAAGAGAAAGAGGGATCACCATCTTATCCAAGAATATTTCTGTTACTTATAAAGACACTAAAATTAACGTAATTGATACTCCTGGTCACGCGGATTTCGGTGGAGAAGTAGAAAGAGTATTAAAAATGGCTGACGGGGTTATTTTGTTAGTGGATGCGTTCGAAGGACCAATGCCACAGACAAGATTCGTACTTCAGAAAGCTTTAGAATTAGGATTGAGACCATTAGTGGTTATCAATAAAGTAGATAAACCAAACTGCCGTCCGGACGAAGTTCACGACCAGGTATTTGATTTATTCTTCAACCTTGAAGCTACTGAAGAGCAATTAGATTTCCCAACATTCTACGGTTCTTCTAAGCAAGGTTGGTTCAACACTTCATTAGAACAAACTGAAGATATTTTACCATTATTAGATGGTATTTTACAATATGTTCCTGAACCGAAAGTAACTGAAGGTAATCTTCAGATGCAGATTACTTCTTTAGATTTCTCTTCTTTCTTAGGAAGAATTGCAATCGGAAAAGTAACAAGAGGAGAGCTTAAAGAATCTCAATGGATCGGTCTTGCTCAGGCAGATGGTAAAGTTGTAAAAGGAAAAGTAAAAGAACTTTACGTTTTTGAAGGATTAGGAAAGAAAAAAGTAACTGAAGTAAAAGCAGGAGATATCTGTGCTGTAGTAGGTTTTGATTCATTCCAGATCGGTGATTCATTCGTAGATCTTGAAAATCCTGAACCATTGGAAAGAACTGCTATTGATGAGCCTACATTGAACATGACGTTCTCTATCAACAATTCACCTTTCTTTGGTAAAGACGGTAAATATGTTACCTCTAATCACCTTAAAGAAAGATTAACTAAAGAATTAGAGAAAAACTTAGCATTAAGAGTTCAACAAACTGATGATGCAAATACGTTCCTGGTATTCGGTAGAGGTATTCTTCACTTGTCAGTTTTGATCGAAACAATGAGAAGAGAAGGATATGAGATGACAATTGGTCAGCCACAGGTTATCTTAAGAGAAATTGATGGTGAAAAATGTGAGCCTTATGAATCTTTAGTTGTTGACGTTCCTGAAGAATACGCTTCAAGAGTTATCGACTTGGCAACGCAAAGAAAAGGTGACCTTCATATCATGGAAACTAAAGGAGAGATGCAGCACATGGAATTCGAAATTCCTTCAAGAGGTTTGATCGGATTACGTTCTCAAATGTTGACTGCAACTGCTGGGGAAGCTATTATGGCACACCGTTTCACAGAATATAAGCCTTTCAAAGGAGCTATTCCTGGAAGAAATAATGGAGTGTTAATCAGCAAAACTCAAGGGCCTGCTACAGAATATTCTATTGCTAAATTACAAGACAGAGGAAAGTTCTTCGTTGATCCAGGTGAGGAAATCTATGCAGGAATGATCATTGGGGAGCAAAACAAACCAGGAGACTTAGTGGTAAACATCGTGGAAGCAAAACAGTTGAACAACATGAGAGCTTCAGGAAAAGATAAAGATACTGGTGTTGCTCCAAAAATCTTATTCTCATTAGAAGAATGTATGGAATATATCCAAGGTGATGAAGCTATTGAGGTAACTCCGAATTTCATCAGAATGCGTAAGAAACTTCTTTCTGAAGAAGAAAGAAAAAGAGTTGAAAGATCAGCGAAATCGTAA